From a single Cotesia glomerata isolate CgM1 linkage group LG6, MPM_Cglom_v2.3, whole genome shotgun sequence genomic region:
- the LOC123267528 gene encoding uncharacterized protein LOC123267528 isoform X1 → MVDLSGYVIILINDNGKIKLYGSSADNAEYPEVSDEILEVNGRTLENATDAEVSQHIHQCIRSGTISLQVTRRAGHKMKELDGPNADKIRDAWVIALERGARERLQKLPALKKVKPRDIQAILHQQINEEKSASTSKIETPINKDSNSPNNHITVTLADGQTANRTPPSKLSNGTVPKSISNDDNEVLISNDDHYSNKEVLEKQRNYSDEPKLLHPSVTSKLGERRSSSPFQNGRTEVLIGEPEGGPRSPRGSTSSAINDFLSTDNPEPICRSRRRSATSVNDIQLQNNNNSPSLRESKDSRSPHIPPDEMWVPGVTPGHHRELPVDVPDTLLQQAYANNKVILPLSPPPAPPLPKTTDSPVAVTVYPSTKLTTTTTNNNQRPGNQVDLPLSDLRELTLNIKNDSSYHHKNLHHTPRNNLDAALPVNDLSGFTHLIEITVDKNSDNSSNDSTTKSPILSIFDEIDSPTSNHSHLQIKESNVDIDDDYPFAKEDYPTMLKTCSDDSASPRSSSGRSDSTTALDTSLIIPGKESPLYDARRIDLGSPCRTIPDLSIYGMTRETTSFDNPAYGLDLHQGLLIRSDEVLDLRIIGDNCKNCEIIPIGKPEKSLGKKKKPKNTSSFDVDLIAAKSTDDLLAADLTGFVARTSIKKPPKKSNLPVLPTPPPLPPQVPTINGYSTLRNDSHKSNSRGFREVAVDCPPDFIPVTKSHPIYPPPNKVEVKNKSSDSKILTDRSKSKESVVALDDNDGQKVRLKSLKHPGKLLTPRPISVLSNTIPNMSPNKILKNRKTLPMSYRLSDDDKDANFSLMIDDDNSCVGLSFSRLYSFRNESFDNKTNSIKSMVNKNDVLGTDRDFDQSKVNVYLDNAENTALFNAYESLSLPSYASTASSSYSSLSLKSNCHFNLNTNDASLMLTSPHHSLSYNNNNNNNNNNNCNSNDSNHNNKSVNDGIQRDVEAVDSHQDHKGNGVKPLLPPRDQKRAPARPPKDNLRLSTRNSTINDNNDNTSSNTGIESSIVSQPTPQQLQTIQKYKEQLRQRKDFEERREFLNQSLRGSQKLHALESHAKQLAGQENPAYNQDEVTNTTGNVRKEKEQTSGQASPKVAADELPEDPKILSYGEVVATLERLQLQLRNLSGALGISGPGVEAELEAVRSLVQQRRFATALATHNFIKTKLRTGKLHKAYNDDASNLARDCVELFEECQTTQTVKSPETLAIIEELTGLLTSYDMEGLLFAHDSIISYCDGIQLKDGPLSSSASEQSLSRHSSLRDSLRNTDNIKIIKIEKTNEPLGATVRNEGDAVIIGRVVRGGAADKSGLFNEGDEVLEVNGVEMRGKSVNEVCDILASMQGSLTFIVLPASSVVRSNSDSRLEDNNLIHHVRAHFDYDPEEDPYIPCRELGISFQKGDVLHVISQDDSNWWQAYREGEEDQTLAGLIPSQAFQHQRESMKQTITGGKTTLRSSKKSSTLLCTRKNPKKKKKRAKFGGSINDDGYPSYSTTTIDDYDSEEVLTYEEVALYYPRASHKRPIVLIGPPNIGRHELRQRLMQDSERFAAAIPHTSRPRKGSEVDGQDYHFITRQQFETDIVGRKFVEHGEYEKAYYGTSIEAIRSVVNSGKICVLNLHPQSLKILRNSDLKPYVVFVAPPSLEKLRQKRIKNNENYKEDELKDIIEKARDMEDKYGHLFDMIIINNDTDRAYNQLLTEINSLEREPQWVPATWVQ, encoded by the exons atggTTGATCTCAGTGGATACGTCATTATCCTTATTAACGAcaatggaaaaattaaattatacg gATCCTCGGCTGATAACGCCGAGTATCCGGAAGTCAGCGACGAAATTCTGGAGGTCAACGGACGGACGCTGGAAAATGCTACTGATGCTGAAGTCAGTCAGCATATTCACCag tgcATCAGGTCAGGAACAATCAGTCTCCAGGTGACTAGAAGAGCGGGCCATAAAATGA AAGAATTGGATGGTCCAAATGCTGATAAGATACGTGACGCCTGGGTAATTGCATTAGAAag aggcGCAAGAGAACGTTTGCAAAAATTACCagcattaaaaaaagtaaagccACGTGATATCCAGGCAATATTACATCAACAG atcaaTGAAGAAAAATCAGCATCGACGAGCAAAATCGAAACACCAATAAATAAAGACTCTAATAGTCCAAATAATCATATTACCGTAACACTTGCTGAtgg acaaacGGCAAACCGTACTCCACCCTCAAAATTAAGCAATGGAACAGTGCCAAAAAGTATAAGTAACGATGATAATGAAGTATTGATAAGTAACGATGATCATTATAGTAACAAAGAAGTTTTAGAAAAACAACGAAATTATTCTGACGAACCAAAATTActg cATCCATCAGTAACGTCAAAATTAGGCGAAAGACGATCGAGTAGCCCGTTCCAAAATGGCAGAACAGAAGTACTGATCGGAGAACCAGAAGGTGGACCAAGATCTCCACGTGGTTCAACTTCTTCGGCGATTAATGACTTTCTGAGTACCGACAATCCAGAACCTATTTGCag GTCTCGCCGGCGCAGCGCCACCAGCGTGAACGACATCCAACTGCAAAACAACAATAACTCTCCATCGCTACGTGAATCAAAGGATTCACGTAGCCCCCACATTCCTCCAGATGAGATGTGGGTCCCGGGGGTAACCCCGGGTCACCACCGTGAGTTACCAGTCGACGTTCCCGACACTCTTCTCCAGCAAGCGTACGCAAACAATAAGGTAATCTTACCACTGTCACCTCCCCCGGCACCACCACTACCAAAAACAACCGACTCTCCAGTAGCAGTAACAGTTTACCCGTCGACAAAGTTAACAACCACCACCACCAACAACAACCAGCGGCCCGGAAACCAAGTCGATTTGCCGCTTTCAGACCTGCGCGAGCTAACCCTAAACATTAAAAACGATTCATCTTATCACCACAAAAACCTTCATCATACCCCGCGAAATAACCTAGACGCTGCGCTCCCAGTCAACGATCTCTCCGGGTTCACTCACTTAATCGAAATAACAGTTGACAAAAATTCAGATAACTCCAGCAACGACTCCACCACCAAGTCGCCGATCCTCTCGATATTCGACGAGATAGACAGTCCAACCAGCAACCACTCTCACCTTCAGATAAAGGAGTCCAACGTTGACATCGACGACGACTATCCTTTCGCCAAAGAAGACTACCCCACCATGCTAAAGACTTGCAGCGACGATTCCGCGAGTCCTAGGTCCTCCTCAGGCCGGTCTGACTCAACAACCGCCTTAGATACTAGTCTTATAATCCCCGGAAAAGAGTCTCCGCTCTACGATGCGAGAAGAATAGACCTAGGCTCTCCTTGTCGCACTATTCCGGACCTCAGTATCTACGGAATGACCCGCGAGACAACCTCCTTTGATAATCCAGCCTATGGACTGGATTTGCATCAAGGTTTATTGATCCGGTCTGATGAAGTCCTAGATCTCAGAATCATTGGAGACAATTGCAAGAACTGCGAGATAATTCCTATCGGAAAGCCTGAAAAATCTCTgggtaaaaaaaagaaacccaAGAACACTTCTAGCTTTGATGTAGATCTAATTGCTGCCAAGTCTACCGATGATCTGCTTGCTGCTGATCTCACGGGGTTCGTTGCTAGAACCAGCATCAAGAAACCCCCGAAAAAAAGCAACCTGCCTGTGCTTCCAACTCCTCCACCTTTGCCGCCGCAGGTTCCGACTATCAACGGGTATTCCACTTTGAGAAACGACAGCCACAAGAGCAACTCACGGGGATTTAGAGAGGTCGCAGTTGATTGTCCTCCGGACTTTATTCCGGTGACTAAAAGCCACCCGATTTATCCGCCTCCGAACAAGGTCGAGGTGAAGAATAAAAGCAGTGATAGCAAAATATTAACTGATAGGAGCAAATCTAAAGAGAGTGTGGTTGCGTTGGATGACAATGATGGGCAAAAGGTAAGACTAAAAAGTCTTAAGCACCCGGGTAAGCTTTTAACACCACGACCGATTTCTGTATTATCTAACACTATTCCTAACATGAGCCCTAacaagattttgaaaaatcgaaaaactCTTCCGATGTCTTACAGACTTTCTGATGACGATAAAGACGCGAATTTTTCACTGATGATTGATGATGACAATTCCTGTGTTGGGTTGTCATTCTCGAGACTCTATAGCTTTCGAAACGAGAGCtttgataataaaacaaaCAGCATCAAGTCGAtggttaataaaaatgatgtttTGGGTACAGATAGGGATTTTGATCAGTCTAAAGTAAATGTTTACTTGGACAATGCTGAAAACACCGCGTTGTTTAATGCCTATGAATCCCTATCGCTTCCCTCTTACGCTTCTACTGCTTCTTCTTCATATTCTTCACTATCATTAAAGAGTAATTGTCACTTTAATCTAAACACAAACGACGCTTCTTTAATGCTTACTTCACCACACCATTCTttaagttataataataataataataataataataataataattgtaatagtAATGATAGTAATCATAACAATAAAAGTGTAAATGATGGTATACAACGGGATGTAGAAGCAGTAGATAGTCATCAAGATCACAAG GGTAATGGCGTTAAACCATTATTACCACCAAGAGATCAAAAACGCGCGCCAGCTCGCCCGCCAAAAGATAATCTACGTTTATCCACGCGTAATAGTACTATTAATGATAACAATGACAATACTAGTAGTAATACCGGAATAGAATCATCGATAGTATCACAACCGACGCCACAGCAATTGCAAACGATTCAAAAATAcaag GAACAATTGAGACAGCGCAAAGACTTTGAGGAGAGACGGGAATTTCTTAACCAATCTTTGCGCGGTTCACAGAAACTCCATGCTCTTGAGAGCCATGCGAAACAACTTGCTGGACAGGAAAATCCGGCTTACAACCAAGATGAGGTTACAAACACCACGGGGAATGTACGGAAGGAAAAAGAACAAACTTCGGGTCAAGCTAGTCCGAAAGTTGCTGCTGATGAATTGCCAGAAGATccgaaaattttat cttACGGAGAAGTGGTAGCAACTCTGGAAagattacaattacaattaagGAATCTATCAGGTGCCTTAGGTATATCAGGACCAGGTGTAGAAGCCGAATTAGAAGCAGTCCGTTCATTAGTCCAACAGCGTCGTTTCGCGACGGCATTAGCGACccacaattttataaaaacaaaacttcGTACTGGAAAATTGCACAAAGCTTACAATGATGACGCGTCGAATTTAGCGCGTGATTGCGTTGAATTATTCGAAGAATGTCAAACAACCCAGACTGTTAAATCGCCCGAAACATTAGCGATAATTGAAGAATTAACTGGGTTATTAACCAGTTATGACATGGAAGGATTATTATTTGCTCACGATTCAATAATTTCATATTGCGACGGCATACAATTAAAAGACGGTCCATTGTCATCGTCAGCAAGTGAGCAATCATTAAGCCGTCATTCGAGTTTGCGTGACTCGTTGCGTAATaccgataatattaaaataattaaaatagaaaaaaccaATGAACCACTTGGTGCTACTGTACGTAATGAGGGAGATGCTGTCATCAtag gaCGCGTTGTTCGTGGAGGCGCTGCTGATAAATCAGGGCTGTTTAATGAAGGCGATGAAGTACTTGAAGTTAATGGCGTTGAAATGCGTGGCAAAAGTGTTAATGAAGTGTGCGATATACTCGCTAGCATGCAAGGCAGCTTAACATTTATAGTTTTACCAGCTTCGTCAGTCGTCCGCAGTAACAGTGACAGTAGACTTGAAGATAATAATTtg atacATCACGTAAGAGCGCACTTTGATTACGACCCTGAAGAGGATCCTTACATCCCATGCCGTGAATTAGGTATAAGTTTCCAGAAGGGCGATGTATTGCACGTAATATCTCAAGATGACTCTAATTGGTGGCAGGCTTATCGTGAAGGCGAAGAAGATCAAACTTTAGCCGGCTTAATACCCAGTCAAGCGTTTCAACACCA GCGCGAGTCGATGAAACAAACGATAACTGGCGGTAAAACAACACTCAGAAGTTCAAAGAAGTCTAGTACGTTGTTATGCACACGGAAAAATccaaagaaaaagaagaagaggGCTAAATTTGGTGGGAGTATCAATGATGATGGTTATCCTAGTTATTCAACAACGACGATTGatg ATTACGATAGCGAAGAAGTATTAACTTATGAGGAAGTAGCATTGTATTACCCTCGTGCAAGTCATAAAAGGCCAATAGTACTTATAGGACCGCCGAATATTGGACGCCATGAATTGAGACAACGTCTGATGCAAGACAGCGAGCGTTTTGCTGCAGCTATACCac ATACAAGTAGACCACGCAAAGGCTCTGAAGTTGACGGACAGGATTATCACTTCATAACCCGGCAGCAGTTCGAGACAGACATCGTGGGTCGTAAATTTGTGGAGCATGGGGAGTATGAAAAAGCTTATTACGGTACATCTATCGAAGCAATACGTAGTGTCGTTAATTCCGGTAAAATTTGtgtattaaatttacatccgcagagtttaaaaatattacgtAATTCGGATCTAAAACCTTATGTCGTATTCGTCGCACCACCTAGTTTAGAAAAGTTGAGACAAAAGCGAATTAAGaacaatgaaaattacaaAGAAGACGAGCTTAAAGATATTATTGAAAAGGCACGCGATATGGAAGACAAGTACGGACATTTATTtgatatgattattattaataatgataccGATCGTGCTTATAATCAACTTTTAacagaaattaattctttGGAGAGAGAGCCTCAGTGGGTACCTGCCACTTGGGTTCAGTGA
- the LOC123267528 gene encoding uncharacterized protein LOC123267528 isoform X2: MVDLSGYVIILINDNGKIKLYGSSADNAEYPEVSDEILEVNGRTLENATDAEVSQHIHQCIRSGTISLQVTRRAGHKMKLDGPNADKIRDAWVIALERGARERLQKLPALKKVKPRDIQAILHQQINEEKSASTSKIETPINKDSNSPNNHITVTLADGQTANRTPPSKLSNGTVPKSISNDDNEVLISNDDHYSNKEVLEKQRNYSDEPKLLHPSVTSKLGERRSSSPFQNGRTEVLIGEPEGGPRSPRGSTSSAINDFLSTDNPEPICRSRRRSATSVNDIQLQNNNNSPSLRESKDSRSPHIPPDEMWVPGVTPGHHRELPVDVPDTLLQQAYANNKVILPLSPPPAPPLPKTTDSPVAVTVYPSTKLTTTTTNNNQRPGNQVDLPLSDLRELTLNIKNDSSYHHKNLHHTPRNNLDAALPVNDLSGFTHLIEITVDKNSDNSSNDSTTKSPILSIFDEIDSPTSNHSHLQIKESNVDIDDDYPFAKEDYPTMLKTCSDDSASPRSSSGRSDSTTALDTSLIIPGKESPLYDARRIDLGSPCRTIPDLSIYGMTRETTSFDNPAYGLDLHQGLLIRSDEVLDLRIIGDNCKNCEIIPIGKPEKSLGKKKKPKNTSSFDVDLIAAKSTDDLLAADLTGFVARTSIKKPPKKSNLPVLPTPPPLPPQVPTINGYSTLRNDSHKSNSRGFREVAVDCPPDFIPVTKSHPIYPPPNKVEVKNKSSDSKILTDRSKSKESVVALDDNDGQKVRLKSLKHPGKLLTPRPISVLSNTIPNMSPNKILKNRKTLPMSYRLSDDDKDANFSLMIDDDNSCVGLSFSRLYSFRNESFDNKTNSIKSMVNKNDVLGTDRDFDQSKVNVYLDNAENTALFNAYESLSLPSYASTASSSYSSLSLKSNCHFNLNTNDASLMLTSPHHSLSYNNNNNNNNNNNCNSNDSNHNNKSVNDGIQRDVEAVDSHQDHKGNGVKPLLPPRDQKRAPARPPKDNLRLSTRNSTINDNNDNTSSNTGIESSIVSQPTPQQLQTIQKYKEQLRQRKDFEERREFLNQSLRGSQKLHALESHAKQLAGQENPAYNQDEVTNTTGNVRKEKEQTSGQASPKVAADELPEDPKILSYGEVVATLERLQLQLRNLSGALGISGPGVEAELEAVRSLVQQRRFATALATHNFIKTKLRTGKLHKAYNDDASNLARDCVELFEECQTTQTVKSPETLAIIEELTGLLTSYDMEGLLFAHDSIISYCDGIQLKDGPLSSSASEQSLSRHSSLRDSLRNTDNIKIIKIEKTNEPLGATVRNEGDAVIIGRVVRGGAADKSGLFNEGDEVLEVNGVEMRGKSVNEVCDILASMQGSLTFIVLPASSVVRSNSDSRLEDNNLIHHVRAHFDYDPEEDPYIPCRELGISFQKGDVLHVISQDDSNWWQAYREGEEDQTLAGLIPSQAFQHQRESMKQTITGGKTTLRSSKKSSTLLCTRKNPKKKKKRAKFGGSINDDGYPSYSTTTIDDYDSEEVLTYEEVALYYPRASHKRPIVLIGPPNIGRHELRQRLMQDSERFAAAIPHTSRPRKGSEVDGQDYHFITRQQFETDIVGRKFVEHGEYEKAYYGTSIEAIRSVVNSGKICVLNLHPQSLKILRNSDLKPYVVFVAPPSLEKLRQKRIKNNENYKEDELKDIIEKARDMEDKYGHLFDMIIINNDTDRAYNQLLTEINSLEREPQWVPATWVQ; this comes from the exons atggTTGATCTCAGTGGATACGTCATTATCCTTATTAACGAcaatggaaaaattaaattatacg gATCCTCGGCTGATAACGCCGAGTATCCGGAAGTCAGCGACGAAATTCTGGAGGTCAACGGACGGACGCTGGAAAATGCTACTGATGCTGAAGTCAGTCAGCATATTCACCag tgcATCAGGTCAGGAACAATCAGTCTCCAGGTGACTAGAAGAGCGGGCCATAAAATGA AATTGGATGGTCCAAATGCTGATAAGATACGTGACGCCTGGGTAATTGCATTAGAAag aggcGCAAGAGAACGTTTGCAAAAATTACCagcattaaaaaaagtaaagccACGTGATATCCAGGCAATATTACATCAACAG atcaaTGAAGAAAAATCAGCATCGACGAGCAAAATCGAAACACCAATAAATAAAGACTCTAATAGTCCAAATAATCATATTACCGTAACACTTGCTGAtgg acaaacGGCAAACCGTACTCCACCCTCAAAATTAAGCAATGGAACAGTGCCAAAAAGTATAAGTAACGATGATAATGAAGTATTGATAAGTAACGATGATCATTATAGTAACAAAGAAGTTTTAGAAAAACAACGAAATTATTCTGACGAACCAAAATTActg cATCCATCAGTAACGTCAAAATTAGGCGAAAGACGATCGAGTAGCCCGTTCCAAAATGGCAGAACAGAAGTACTGATCGGAGAACCAGAAGGTGGACCAAGATCTCCACGTGGTTCAACTTCTTCGGCGATTAATGACTTTCTGAGTACCGACAATCCAGAACCTATTTGCag GTCTCGCCGGCGCAGCGCCACCAGCGTGAACGACATCCAACTGCAAAACAACAATAACTCTCCATCGCTACGTGAATCAAAGGATTCACGTAGCCCCCACATTCCTCCAGATGAGATGTGGGTCCCGGGGGTAACCCCGGGTCACCACCGTGAGTTACCAGTCGACGTTCCCGACACTCTTCTCCAGCAAGCGTACGCAAACAATAAGGTAATCTTACCACTGTCACCTCCCCCGGCACCACCACTACCAAAAACAACCGACTCTCCAGTAGCAGTAACAGTTTACCCGTCGACAAAGTTAACAACCACCACCACCAACAACAACCAGCGGCCCGGAAACCAAGTCGATTTGCCGCTTTCAGACCTGCGCGAGCTAACCCTAAACATTAAAAACGATTCATCTTATCACCACAAAAACCTTCATCATACCCCGCGAAATAACCTAGACGCTGCGCTCCCAGTCAACGATCTCTCCGGGTTCACTCACTTAATCGAAATAACAGTTGACAAAAATTCAGATAACTCCAGCAACGACTCCACCACCAAGTCGCCGATCCTCTCGATATTCGACGAGATAGACAGTCCAACCAGCAACCACTCTCACCTTCAGATAAAGGAGTCCAACGTTGACATCGACGACGACTATCCTTTCGCCAAAGAAGACTACCCCACCATGCTAAAGACTTGCAGCGACGATTCCGCGAGTCCTAGGTCCTCCTCAGGCCGGTCTGACTCAACAACCGCCTTAGATACTAGTCTTATAATCCCCGGAAAAGAGTCTCCGCTCTACGATGCGAGAAGAATAGACCTAGGCTCTCCTTGTCGCACTATTCCGGACCTCAGTATCTACGGAATGACCCGCGAGACAACCTCCTTTGATAATCCAGCCTATGGACTGGATTTGCATCAAGGTTTATTGATCCGGTCTGATGAAGTCCTAGATCTCAGAATCATTGGAGACAATTGCAAGAACTGCGAGATAATTCCTATCGGAAAGCCTGAAAAATCTCTgggtaaaaaaaagaaacccaAGAACACTTCTAGCTTTGATGTAGATCTAATTGCTGCCAAGTCTACCGATGATCTGCTTGCTGCTGATCTCACGGGGTTCGTTGCTAGAACCAGCATCAAGAAACCCCCGAAAAAAAGCAACCTGCCTGTGCTTCCAACTCCTCCACCTTTGCCGCCGCAGGTTCCGACTATCAACGGGTATTCCACTTTGAGAAACGACAGCCACAAGAGCAACTCACGGGGATTTAGAGAGGTCGCAGTTGATTGTCCTCCGGACTTTATTCCGGTGACTAAAAGCCACCCGATTTATCCGCCTCCGAACAAGGTCGAGGTGAAGAATAAAAGCAGTGATAGCAAAATATTAACTGATAGGAGCAAATCTAAAGAGAGTGTGGTTGCGTTGGATGACAATGATGGGCAAAAGGTAAGACTAAAAAGTCTTAAGCACCCGGGTAAGCTTTTAACACCACGACCGATTTCTGTATTATCTAACACTATTCCTAACATGAGCCCTAacaagattttgaaaaatcgaaaaactCTTCCGATGTCTTACAGACTTTCTGATGACGATAAAGACGCGAATTTTTCACTGATGATTGATGATGACAATTCCTGTGTTGGGTTGTCATTCTCGAGACTCTATAGCTTTCGAAACGAGAGCtttgataataaaacaaaCAGCATCAAGTCGAtggttaataaaaatgatgtttTGGGTACAGATAGGGATTTTGATCAGTCTAAAGTAAATGTTTACTTGGACAATGCTGAAAACACCGCGTTGTTTAATGCCTATGAATCCCTATCGCTTCCCTCTTACGCTTCTACTGCTTCTTCTTCATATTCTTCACTATCATTAAAGAGTAATTGTCACTTTAATCTAAACACAAACGACGCTTCTTTAATGCTTACTTCACCACACCATTCTttaagttataataataataataataataataataataataattgtaatagtAATGATAGTAATCATAACAATAAAAGTGTAAATGATGGTATACAACGGGATGTAGAAGCAGTAGATAGTCATCAAGATCACAAG GGTAATGGCGTTAAACCATTATTACCACCAAGAGATCAAAAACGCGCGCCAGCTCGCCCGCCAAAAGATAATCTACGTTTATCCACGCGTAATAGTACTATTAATGATAACAATGACAATACTAGTAGTAATACCGGAATAGAATCATCGATAGTATCACAACCGACGCCACAGCAATTGCAAACGATTCAAAAATAcaag GAACAATTGAGACAGCGCAAAGACTTTGAGGAGAGACGGGAATTTCTTAACCAATCTTTGCGCGGTTCACAGAAACTCCATGCTCTTGAGAGCCATGCGAAACAACTTGCTGGACAGGAAAATCCGGCTTACAACCAAGATGAGGTTACAAACACCACGGGGAATGTACGGAAGGAAAAAGAACAAACTTCGGGTCAAGCTAGTCCGAAAGTTGCTGCTGATGAATTGCCAGAAGATccgaaaattttat cttACGGAGAAGTGGTAGCAACTCTGGAAagattacaattacaattaagGAATCTATCAGGTGCCTTAGGTATATCAGGACCAGGTGTAGAAGCCGAATTAGAAGCAGTCCGTTCATTAGTCCAACAGCGTCGTTTCGCGACGGCATTAGCGACccacaattttataaaaacaaaacttcGTACTGGAAAATTGCACAAAGCTTACAATGATGACGCGTCGAATTTAGCGCGTGATTGCGTTGAATTATTCGAAGAATGTCAAACAACCCAGACTGTTAAATCGCCCGAAACATTAGCGATAATTGAAGAATTAACTGGGTTATTAACCAGTTATGACATGGAAGGATTATTATTTGCTCACGATTCAATAATTTCATATTGCGACGGCATACAATTAAAAGACGGTCCATTGTCATCGTCAGCAAGTGAGCAATCATTAAGCCGTCATTCGAGTTTGCGTGACTCGTTGCGTAATaccgataatattaaaataattaaaatagaaaaaaccaATGAACCACTTGGTGCTACTGTACGTAATGAGGGAGATGCTGTCATCAtag gaCGCGTTGTTCGTGGAGGCGCTGCTGATAAATCAGGGCTGTTTAATGAAGGCGATGAAGTACTTGAAGTTAATGGCGTTGAAATGCGTGGCAAAAGTGTTAATGAAGTGTGCGATATACTCGCTAGCATGCAAGGCAGCTTAACATTTATAGTTTTACCAGCTTCGTCAGTCGTCCGCAGTAACAGTGACAGTAGACTTGAAGATAATAATTtg atacATCACGTAAGAGCGCACTTTGATTACGACCCTGAAGAGGATCCTTACATCCCATGCCGTGAATTAGGTATAAGTTTCCAGAAGGGCGATGTATTGCACGTAATATCTCAAGATGACTCTAATTGGTGGCAGGCTTATCGTGAAGGCGAAGAAGATCAAACTTTAGCCGGCTTAATACCCAGTCAAGCGTTTCAACACCA GCGCGAGTCGATGAAACAAACGATAACTGGCGGTAAAACAACACTCAGAAGTTCAAAGAAGTCTAGTACGTTGTTATGCACACGGAAAAATccaaagaaaaagaagaagaggGCTAAATTTGGTGGGAGTATCAATGATGATGGTTATCCTAGTTATTCAACAACGACGATTGatg ATTACGATAGCGAAGAAGTATTAACTTATGAGGAAGTAGCATTGTATTACCCTCGTGCAAGTCATAAAAGGCCAATAGTACTTATAGGACCGCCGAATATTGGACGCCATGAATTGAGACAACGTCTGATGCAAGACAGCGAGCGTTTTGCTGCAGCTATACCac ATACAAGTAGACCACGCAAAGGCTCTGAAGTTGACGGACAGGATTATCACTTCATAACCCGGCAGCAGTTCGAGACAGACATCGTGGGTCGTAAATTTGTGGAGCATGGGGAGTATGAAAAAGCTTATTACGGTACATCTATCGAAGCAATACGTAGTGTCGTTAATTCCGGTAAAATTTGtgtattaaatttacatccgcagagtttaaaaatattacgtAATTCGGATCTAAAACCTTATGTCGTATTCGTCGCACCACCTAGTTTAGAAAAGTTGAGACAAAAGCGAATTAAGaacaatgaaaattacaaAGAAGACGAGCTTAAAGATATTATTGAAAAGGCACGCGATATGGAAGACAAGTACGGACATTTATTtgatatgattattattaataatgataccGATCGTGCTTATAATCAACTTTTAacagaaattaattctttGGAGAGAGAGCCTCAGTGGGTACCTGCCACTTGGGTTCAGTGA